One Camelus dromedarius isolate mCamDro1 chromosome 6, mCamDro1.pat, whole genome shotgun sequence genomic region harbors:
- the TMEM200A gene encoding transmembrane protein 200A translates to MIATGGVITGLAALKRQDSARSQHHVNLSPSPAAQEKKPVRRRPRADVVVVRGKIRLYSPSGFFLILGVLISIVGIAMAVLGYWPQKEHFIDAETTLSTNETQVIRNQGGVVVRFFEQHLHSDKMKMLGPFTMGIGIFIFICANAILHENRDRETKIIHMRDIYSTVIDIHTLRIKEQKHMNGIYTGLMGETEVKQNGNSCASRLAANTVASFPGFRSNFQMDSSVEEDGLLVLNESKSCGHLRPPLLSDSSASVCGLYPPPSKTSDDKTGGPKKCETKSIVSSSISAFTLPVIKLNNCVIDEPSIDNITEDADNLRSRSRNLSMDSLVVPLPNASQSFQPVSMMLPRNNSIGESLASQYKSSVALGPGAGQLLSPGAARRQFGSNTSLHLLSSHSKSLDLDRGHSTLTVQAEQRKHPSWPRLDRSNSKGYMKLENKEDPMERLLVPQAAIKKDFTNKEKLLMISRSHNNLSFEHDEFLSNNLKRGTSETRF, encoded by the coding sequence ATGATAGCAACTGGTGGGGTGATAACTGGCCTGGCTGCCTTGAAAAGGCAGGACTCTGCCAGATCCCAGCATCATGTCAACCTCAGCCCATCACCTGCAGCCCAGGAGAAGAAACCCGTCAGGCGCCGACCTCGGGCCGATGTTGTGGTGGTTCGAGGCAAAATCCGGCTTTATTCCCCATCTGGCTTTTTCCTCATTTTAGGAGTTCTTATCTCCATTGTAGGAATTGCAATGGCAGTCCTTGGATATTGGCCCCAAAAAGAACACTTTATCGATGCCGAGACAACATTGTCAACAAACGAAACTCAGGTCATCCGGAACCAAGGTGGTGTGGTGGTTCGCTTCTTTGAGCAGCATTTGCATTctgataaaatgaaaatgcttgGCCCTTTCACAATGGGGAttggcattttcattttcatttgcgcTAACGCCATTCTTCATGAGAACCGTGATAGAGAAACCAAAATCATACACATGAGGGATATCTACTCCACAGTCATCGACATCCACACGCTAAGAATCAAGGAGCAAAAGCATATGAATGGCATCTACACTGGTTTAATGGGAGAAACAGAAGTAAAACAGAATGGGAACTCCTGTGCTTCCAGACTGGCAGCAAATACTGTTGCTTCTTTCCCAGGTTTTAGGAGCAATTTTCAGATGGACAGCTCTGTTGAGGAGGATGGGCTGCTTGTACTAAATGAAAGTAAGAGTTGTGGGCATCTTAGGCCACCTTTGCTCTCTGACAGCTCTGCCTCTGTTTGTGGCCTCTATCCACCTCCTTCCAAGACAAGTGATGATAAGACCGGTGGCCCTAAGAAATGTGAAACCAAATCAATTGTGTCATCCTCCATCAGTGCTTTTACACTACCTGTGATCAAACTAAATAACTGTGTTATTGATGAGCCTAGTATAGATAACATCACTGAGGATGCTGATAACCTCAGAAGTAGGTCAAGGAATTTGTCAATGGACTCCCTTGTGGTCCCTTTGCCCAATGCCAGTCAGTCTTTCCAGCCGGTCAGTATGATGCTCCCAAGGAATAATTCCATTGGGGAGTCATTGGCAAGTCAGTACAAGTCCTCTGTGGCCCTTGGACCTGGGGCTGGACAGCTCTTGTCTCCTGGGGCTGCTAGAAGACAGTTTGGGTCCAACACATCCTTGCATTTGCTCTCATCACACTCAAAATCCTTAGACTTAGACAGGGGTCACTCCACCCTAACTGTTCAGGCAGAGCAACGGAAACATCCAAGTTGGCCTCGGTTGGATCGAAGCAACAGCAAAGGATATATGAAACTGGAGAACAAAGAGGACCCGATGGAGAGGTTGCTTGTGCCCCAAGCTGCAATCAAGAAAGACTTTACCAATAAGGAGAAACTTCTTATGATTTCAAGATCTCACAATAATTTGAGTTTTGAACATGATGAGTTTTTGAGTAACAACTTGAAGCGGGGAACTTCTGAAACAaggttttaa